One genomic segment of Marinitoga piezophila KA3 includes these proteins:
- a CDS encoding metallophosphoesterase family protein translates to MKILHTADWHLGRRPAGGIGNFSKVRYDDYFKAAEYIIEQGIEKNVDVFIIAGDIFDRSSLLPDILYRTEKLLEKLKENNIVTFLIEGNHDRIYSDNDSWIKYFEKRKLVKIPEFERKDGECICNPITIEDINFYGIPYQGVIIDEILDDLAQKLDSNKKNIVIVHTGIGGEILPGCVKAETIEKFKGKVLYMAGGHLHTYRKFPKENPYFFVPGSPEYWDFGEGDEKGFIIFDTETNKYEFFPSNKREVKTYAFDMSDEIYDELENIQINEGDIVKLKIKNLNNKIVDTEKIEKILENKGVLKVFINVEYTSYISGVNNIKNINKEEIEKRVIESWGNIFSSNSDKVIKNIGLMKENLGNPEFINEIFDNFLSGILEGENNENK, encoded by the coding sequence TTGGCATCTTGGAAGAAGACCGGCAGGAGGAATTGGAAATTTTTCAAAGGTTAGGTATGATGATTATTTTAAAGCAGCAGAATATATAATAGAACAGGGAATAGAAAAAAATGTTGATGTATTTATAATAGCTGGAGATATTTTTGATAGAAGTTCTTTATTACCGGATATTTTATATAGAACTGAAAAGTTATTAGAAAAATTGAAAGAAAATAATATAGTTACTTTTTTAATAGAGGGTAATCACGACAGGATATATTCCGATAATGATTCATGGATAAAATATTTTGAAAAGAGAAAATTGGTAAAAATTCCGGAATTTGAAAGAAAAGATGGAGAATGTATATGTAATCCCATAACAATTGAAGATATTAATTTTTATGGTATTCCATATCAAGGAGTTATAATAGATGAAATTTTAGATGATTTAGCCCAAAAGCTTGATAGCAACAAAAAAAATATAGTGATTGTTCATACTGGAATAGGTGGAGAGATACTTCCTGGTTGTGTAAAAGCTGAAACAATAGAAAAGTTTAAAGGAAAAGTATTGTATATGGCTGGTGGGCATTTGCATACATATAGAAAGTTTCCAAAAGAAAATCCATATTTCTTTGTTCCTGGTTCACCAGAATACTGGGATTTTGGAGAAGGAGATGAAAAAGGATTTATTATATTTGATACTGAAACAAATAAATATGAATTTTTTCCTTCCAATAAGCGTGAAGTTAAAACATATGCATTTGATATGTCAGATGAAATATATGATGAATTAGAAAATATTCAAATAAATGAGGGAGATATTGTAAAATTAAAGATCAAGAATTTGAACAATAAAATAGTGGATACCGAAAAAATAGAGAAAATACTTGAAAACAAGGGCGTTTTAAAGGTATTTATAAATGTTGAATATACATCTTATATCAGTGGAGTAAATAATATAAAAAATATAAACAAAGAGGAAATAGAAAAAAGGGTTATAGAATCCTGGGGGAATATTTTTTCTTCAAATAGCGATAAGGTGATTAAAAATATAGGTTTAATGAAAGAAAATTTAGGTAATCCGGAATTTATAAACGAAATATTTGATAATTTTTTAAGTGGTATTTTAGAAGGTGAAAATAATGAAAATAAATAG
- a CDS encoding adenine phosphoribosyltransferase gives MNFEKFIRDIPDFPKPGIIFKDITPLLADPEAFKGVIDEMAEKVKDIEFDAILVPEARGFLFGSALAYKLGKKLVPVRKPGKLPYEVVEVSYALEYGEAKIQMHKDALEKGEKVLIVDDVLATGGTIKAIQTLVEKLEAEVSGIICLIELEFLNPREKLDNVRVESILKY, from the coding sequence ATGAACTTTGAAAAATTTATTAGAGACATTCCAGATTTTCCAAAGCCGGGGATAATTTTTAAAGATATTACACCATTATTGGCAGACCCAGAAGCTTTTAAAGGTGTAATAGATGAAATGGCTGAAAAAGTTAAAGATATAGAATTTGATGCAATTCTTGTTCCAGAAGCAAGAGGATTTTTATTTGGTTCAGCATTAGCATATAAATTAGGAAAAAAATTAGTTCCTGTTAGAAAACCTGGGAAATTACCTTATGAAGTAGTTGAAGTTTCATATGCGTTAGAATATGGTGAAGCTAAGATTCAAATGCATAAAGATGCACTTGAAAAAGGAGAAAAGGTTTTAATTGTTGATGATGTTTTAGCAACTGGCGGAACAATAAAAGCAATTCAAACATTGGTAGAAAAATTAGAAGCTGAAGTTTCAGGGATTATTTGTTTAATTGAATTAGAATTTTTAAATCCAAGAGAAAAGTTAGATAATGTTAGAGTAGAAAGTATTTTGAAATATTAA
- a CDS encoding PQQ-binding-like beta-propeller repeat protein, which translates to MKKMLTFLFLMFYSLIFSITIDTLDNQNYTGTFLSMNRALVFIKDHNNKIQKISLSMIKDMNFTREEKENMYFSLNNTYTFKGAFERIDGDYFIFKNDNAIFYIKNSDLKIVVVKKRVLSSYVATIFGEFRFNSIKIISDKLWKVSTNYGIIEIPSNYILSYFRPNLSSKNKNIVYFKNGDFLFYENIEIKNGLFIFKALDFSFYASAEDIIFLKSKNYIPQIDSFKEMYKLTINEKEFYTKSFKIVNNSLVFDNYSFKNPKIDFISRSIVNLFVSEDSFIGGISVNNNRIYVSAQSGLFYIFDFYGNLIKKFSLKSFAVDPPVIYKNKVFVSTIRKSLYVISNDSTITKFDFDTISAGVSIKSQNTLLLPTWYRGFFILDQNLKVLKSFDTKMSKFSSIIDHEGNIIFLDAYSNIMKLDKGFNILFSKQFGDEALTTYFNIDKDNNIYVNGPYVTFTVFDKNGNILWKVDLDDLPYSYPLIDKDKTVYVSSKGKYLYALKNGKILWKKYIGYIPGTGILTKNMIILNALDHNVYFIDKKTGNIIKKYHLGYSKMLCSDDNNNIFFAGSNGVIAILYLNEDIISQYKFSCKHTNNPYIK; encoded by the coding sequence ATGAAAAAAATGTTAACTTTTTTATTTCTTATGTTTTATTCCCTGATATTTTCCATTACAATTGATACACTTGATAATCAAAATTATACAGGTACATTTCTTTCTATGAATCGGGCTCTTGTTTTTATAAAAGATCATAATAATAAGATTCAAAAAATTTCATTATCCATGATTAAAGATATGAATTTCACACGCGAAGAAAAAGAAAATATGTATTTTTCCCTTAATAACACCTATACTTTTAAGGGTGCTTTTGAAAGAATCGATGGGGATTATTTTATTTTTAAAAATGATAATGCTATTTTTTATATAAAGAACAGCGATTTAAAAATCGTCGTCGTTAAAAAAAGAGTTTTATCTTCTTATGTTGCCACGATATTCGGTGAATTTAGATTTAATTCTATAAAGATCATTTCTGATAAATTATGGAAGGTTTCTACAAATTATGGAATTATTGAAATTCCTTCAAATTATATTCTTTCTTATTTCAGACCCAATTTAAGTAGCAAAAATAAAAATATTGTATATTTTAAAAACGGGGATTTTCTTTTTTATGAAAATATAGAAATAAAAAATGGTCTTTTCATTTTTAAAGCTCTTGATTTTTCTTTTTATGCCTCTGCAGAAGATATTATTTTTCTAAAATCTAAGAATTACATTCCTCAAATTGATTCTTTTAAAGAGATGTATAAATTAACTATTAATGAAAAAGAGTTTTACACAAAAAGCTTTAAGATAGTGAATAATTCTCTGGTTTTTGATAATTATTCTTTTAAAAATCCAAAGATTGATTTTATTTCCAGGTCTATAGTTAATTTATTTGTTTCAGAAGATTCTTTTATTGGTGGTATTTCAGTAAACAATAACAGGATTTATGTTTCTGCACAATCAGGTTTATTTTATATTTTCGATTTTTATGGTAATTTAATTAAGAAATTTTCTTTAAAATCCTTTGCAGTTGATCCTCCAGTAATCTATAAAAATAAGGTTTTTGTTTCAACAATTAGAAAAAGTTTGTATGTTATATCCAATGATTCAACCATAACTAAATTTGATTTTGATACAATTAGTGCAGGAGTATCTATAAAATCTCAAAATACATTATTATTACCAACGTGGTACAGAGGTTTTTTTATATTGGATCAAAATCTCAAAGTGTTAAAATCTTTTGATACTAAAATGTCAAAATTTTCATCTATTATTGATCATGAAGGAAATATTATTTTTCTTGATGCTTATTCTAATATTATGAAATTGGATAAAGGTTTTAATATCCTTTTTTCAAAACAATTTGGCGACGAAGCATTAACAACATATTTTAATATTGATAAAGATAATAATATTTATGTTAACGGTCCATATGTCACTTTTACTGTATTTGACAAAAACGGCAATATTTTATGGAAAGTTGATTTGGATGATTTACCTTATTCATATCCATTAATTGATAAAGATAAAACCGTTTATGTTTCAAGTAAAGGAAAATATTTATATGCTTTAAAAAATGGAAAAATTTTATGGAAGAAATATATTGGTTATATTCCCGGAACAGGAATTCTAACAAAAAATATGATTATTCTAAATGCTCTTGATCATAATGTATATTTTATTGACAAAAAAACAGGAAATATTATTAAAAAATATCATTTAGGGTATTCAAAAATGCTATGTTCTGATGATAATAATAATATTTTCTTTGCCGGTTCAAATGGAGTTATTGCAATTTTATATTTAAATGAAGATATAATTTCACAATACAAGTTTTCTTGCAAACATACTAATAATCCTTATATAAAATAA
- a CDS encoding AAA family ATPase, with translation MKINRIQLKNYRNHREKIVEFREGINLLLGKNGTGKSSIFEALGIAMFDIEPRDKSLKNAVNKGAKTATITVEFIGNDDNEYIVERKIGGQSKVILKEKNGTVLSERKDDVIRKIGVLAGIKGKNIKEIFRNVISANQNDIIGVFNETPSSRKELFNKIFDTEVYEQLYSILQLSEKKYNEQILSFESKVEILEKQIEEYAGKDLELEKVKKEIENLENELSKLKEKAARYDEKKKSLEEKINRLKEYEHKLDSLKLKEEVLQEKILKLEKDIDQSLKAKEIVMKSEEGYRKYKELEYEIENNSQKEKELILREKKKREIQEKIKRLESSEELLSEKLKTAEKRVGEEKEIINNKKDELEKLNEIYQKINVELVETEKQLKEQMNIKEKIDNEYDSYNILLEKRKNNLEIITEKEKKLQKLEELKVKLLEYEKNKEYLSNKLKEKEELKNKIREIQIKIENLKNSKEELKDGICPILNEKCLNLEQKKEGNNYFDVEIERLNKTVNEYVKQLELHKNIENEIAENDGNVIEIKSNISAIKKEIENIENIELENKTIENQINEIKEKYGDIREKRGKITAEINEISAKNAELKNELNNIFKNIKKYRNEINEKQNFILEITRKTEEYKSKILNIKSKRISLIDELKAYGDIEIEIEEIREIIERLKTERKRYKIDYDNYLKNKELSNKIEELKVAKQIEEENLENLKNTIQEVKEKILSFEKDEKLEAELKELNQKIKILYTDISEMNKILGGKRNERENLINILNELNKKEKERKEYIDKVQYFKKKLKLTKEFRENIKAMGKYVSERVTNIISTYATNNYREITGKNEVIIWDSSRDYLVILRDEIKGDRDFSILSGGEQVSVAISIRIALATFLSNANFYILDEPTSNLDEERKNLLAENLKKMLKNIEQAFIVTHDGTFSEMAENIINL, from the coding sequence ATGAAAATAAATAGAATACAATTAAAAAATTATAGAAATCATAGAGAAAAAATCGTTGAGTTCAGGGAAGGAATAAATCTATTGTTGGGTAAAAATGGAACGGGAAAAAGTTCAATATTTGAAGCATTGGGAATAGCTATGTTTGATATAGAACCGAGGGATAAAAGTCTTAAAAATGCGGTAAATAAAGGGGCTAAAACAGCTACAATTACAGTTGAATTTATTGGTAATGATGATAATGAATATATTGTAGAACGCAAGATAGGCGGACAAAGCAAAGTGATTTTGAAAGAGAAAAATGGGACGGTTCTTTCGGAAAGAAAAGATGATGTAATTAGAAAAATAGGTGTTCTTGCAGGAATAAAAGGTAAAAATATAAAAGAGATATTCAGAAATGTAATTAGTGCAAATCAAAATGATATTATAGGAGTTTTTAATGAAACACCATCATCGAGAAAGGAGTTGTTTAATAAAATCTTTGATACGGAAGTTTATGAGCAATTGTATTCGATTTTGCAGCTTTCAGAAAAAAAATATAATGAACAAATATTGTCTTTTGAAAGTAAAGTAGAAATATTGGAAAAGCAAATAGAAGAATATGCAGGAAAAGATTTGGAATTGGAAAAAGTAAAAAAGGAAATAGAAAATTTGGAAAATGAATTATCAAAATTGAAAGAAAAAGCGGCTCGATATGACGAAAAAAAGAAATCTCTTGAAGAAAAAATCAACAGACTGAAAGAATATGAACATAAGTTAGATTCATTAAAATTAAAAGAAGAAGTTTTGCAAGAAAAAATTTTAAAGTTGGAAAAAGATATTGATCAATCTTTAAAAGCAAAGGAAATAGTAATGAAAAGTGAAGAAGGCTATAGGAAGTATAAAGAATTAGAATATGAAATAGAAAATAACTCACAAAAGGAAAAAGAGTTAATACTGAGAGAAAAGAAAAAAAGAGAAATTCAAGAGAAAATAAAAAGGTTGGAAAGTTCTGAAGAGCTGTTATCTGAAAAATTAAAAACTGCAGAAAAAAGAGTTGGAGAAGAAAAAGAGATCATTAATAATAAAAAAGATGAATTAGAAAAATTAAATGAAATATATCAAAAGATAAATGTTGAGTTGGTAGAAACAGAGAAACAATTAAAGGAACAAATGAACATAAAGGAAAAAATAGATAATGAATATGATAGTTACAATATATTATTGGAAAAAAGAAAGAATAATTTAGAAATTATTACTGAGAAGGAAAAGAAATTACAAAAATTAGAAGAGTTAAAAGTAAAATTATTAGAATATGAAAAAAATAAAGAATATCTGTCAAATAAGCTAAAAGAAAAGGAAGAACTAAAAAATAAAATTAGGGAAATTCAAATAAAAATTGAAAATCTAAAAAATTCAAAAGAAGAATTGAAAGATGGAATTTGTCCAATATTAAATGAAAAGTGTCTAAATTTGGAACAAAAAAAAGAAGGTAATAATTATTTTGATGTTGAAATTGAAAGATTAAATAAAACAGTGAATGAATATGTTAAACAATTAGAATTACATAAAAATATAGAAAATGAAATAGCTGAAAATGATGGTAATGTAATAGAAATAAAATCGAATATTTCTGCAATAAAAAAAGAGATTGAAAATATTGAAAATATTGAATTAGAAAACAAAACAATAGAAAATCAGATAAATGAAATAAAGGAAAAATATGGCGATATACGTGAAAAAAGAGGAAAAATTACTGCTGAAATAAATGAAATTTCAGCTAAAAATGCGGAATTAAAAAATGAACTCAATAACATTTTTAAAAATATAAAAAAATATAGAAATGAAATTAATGAAAAACAGAATTTTATACTGGAAATAACTAGAAAAACAGAAGAGTATAAAAGTAAAATATTAAATATAAAATCAAAAAGGATTTCATTGATAGACGAATTGAAAGCATATGGTGATATTGAAATAGAAATAGAAGAAATTAGGGAAATAATAGAGAGATTAAAAACAGAGAGAAAAAGATACAAAATAGATTATGATAATTATTTGAAGAATAAAGAATTATCAAATAAAATTGAAGAATTAAAAGTAGCAAAACAAATAGAAGAAGAAAATTTAGAAAATTTAAAAAATACAATACAAGAAGTAAAAGAAAAAATACTATCTTTTGAAAAAGATGAGAAGTTAGAAGCGGAATTAAAAGAGTTAAATCAAAAAATAAAAATATTATATACTGATATATCGGAAATGAATAAAATACTTGGTGGAAAAAGAAATGAAAGAGAAAATCTAATAAATATTTTAAACGAGTTGAATAAAAAAGAAAAAGAAAGAAAGGAATATATAGATAAAGTTCAGTATTTTAAGAAAAAATTAAAATTAACAAAGGAATTTAGAGAAAATATAAAAGCTATGGGAAAGTATGTTAGTGAGAGGGTTACAAATATTATCTCTACATATGCAACTAATAACTATAGAGAAATTACTGGAAAAAATGAAGTAATAATCTGGGATTCATCGAGGGATTATTTAGTCATATTACGTGACGAGATAAAAGGAGATAGAGATTTTTCAATATTATCAGGCGGAGAACAGGTAAGTGTAGCTATTTCAATCAGGATAGCATTGGCAACCTTTTTGTCAAATGCAAATTTCTATATATTAGACGAACCTACAAGTAATTTAGATGAGGAAAGAAAAAATCTATTAGCAGAGAATTTGAAGAAAATGTTAAAAAATATTGAGCAAGCTTTTATAGTTACACATGATGGCACTTTTTCTGAAATGGCAGAAAATATTATTAATTTGTAA
- the coaE gene encoding dephospho-CoA kinase (Dephospho-CoA kinase (CoaE) performs the final step in coenzyme A biosynthesis.): MKIIGITGLAGSGKSTIASLLKEKGYPIIDLDKLGHKALFEKDIKEKLVKKFGDKILENNEIQRSKLAQIVFTNKKNLDYLNSVVHPKIKEFVSELIEKYKKDKYEYVIIDGALIDQIGLNEICDIILLVEASDKERFKRLTEFRKMDPEKAKNIINAQKSLKLNYHYKINTEKELNAIKDELFQILKIF, translated from the coding sequence ATGAAAATAATAGGAATTACAGGATTGGCTGGCAGTGGTAAAAGTACCATTGCCAGTCTTTTAAAGGAAAAGGGATATCCAATAATTGATCTTGACAAGCTTGGTCATAAAGCGTTGTTTGAAAAAGATATAAAAGAAAAACTGGTAAAAAAATTTGGTGATAAAATTTTAGAAAATAATGAAATTCAAAGGAGCAAATTAGCTCAAATAGTTTTTACAAATAAAAAAAATTTAGATTATTTAAATTCTGTGGTTCATCCAAAAATTAAAGAATTTGTTTCAGAATTAATAGAGAAATATAAAAAGGATAAGTATGAATATGTAATAATAGATGGTGCTTTAATTGATCAAATAGGTTTAAATGAAATATGTGATATAATTTTATTAGTAGAAGCTTCTGATAAAGAACGCTTTAAAAGATTAACTGAATTTCGAAAAATGGATCCAGAAAAAGCTAAAAATATTATTAATGCTCAAAAAAGTTTAAAATTAAATTATCATTACAAAATCAACACAGAAAAGGAACTAAATGCAATTAAAGACGAATTATTTCAAATACTTAAAATTTTTTAA
- a CDS encoding glucose-6-phosphate isomerase, which yields MKGLKFDFTNMFFPNIEKGIKQEELIEYEGKIAEIIDEILNEKPGFVKLPQDTKFLDKILDLQDWIQSFESFVVLGIGGSALGNIALQTTLNPLNYNYMKNRKTPKIFIIDNVDPDFVASILDQIDPHTTLFNVISKSGTTAEAMSNYLIARGIIESYGLDPKEHIIFTTDPENGILRKISKEEGIKTLEIPPEVGGRFSVLTPVGLLSALAGGIDIIDLLNGAKSMLDKVINKNLKENPAALNALLHFLYYKKGYNISVMMPYSNKLLLLADWYRQLWAESLGKKYNINGEIVNVGQTPVKALGATDQHSQVQLYNEGPDDKVVTFLKLEKFERDIKIPKVHEEYSALSYLGGKTLSELLNTELFGTEYALTEHGKPNMKVIFPEINSFNVGEFFFLYEFQTAIMAKLLEINAYDQPGVELGKKVTYALMGREGYEEFAKEVNEKVSKKEKFEL from the coding sequence ATGAAAGGATTAAAATTTGATTTTACAAATATGTTTTTTCCTAATATTGAAAAAGGTATAAAACAAGAAGAGTTGATTGAATATGAGGGAAAAATAGCTGAAATCATAGATGAGATATTAAATGAAAAGCCAGGGTTTGTAAAACTTCCTCAGGATACCAAATTTCTTGATAAAATTCTTGATTTACAGGATTGGATACAATCATTTGAAAGTTTTGTGGTTCTTGGGATAGGTGGTTCAGCATTAGGAAATATTGCTTTACAAACAACATTAAATCCATTAAATTATAATTATATGAAAAATAGAAAAACACCAAAAATATTTATTATTGATAATGTAGATCCCGATTTTGTTGCATCTATTTTAGATCAAATAGATCCTCATACAACATTATTTAATGTTATATCAAAATCCGGAACAACAGCTGAAGCAATGTCAAATTATCTTATAGCAAGAGGAATAATAGAGAGTTATGGGCTTGATCCTAAAGAACATATAATATTTACAACAGATCCTGAAAATGGAATTTTAAGAAAAATTTCCAAAGAAGAAGGTATAAAAACATTGGAAATTCCACCGGAAGTTGGCGGAAGATTTAGTGTATTAACACCAGTTGGATTGCTTTCAGCATTAGCGGGTGGTATTGATATTATAGATTTATTAAATGGTGCAAAATCCATGCTGGATAAAGTGATAAATAAAAATTTAAAAGAAAATCCAGCAGCGTTAAATGCACTTTTACACTTCTTATATTATAAAAAAGGATATAATATTTCTGTTATGATGCCATATTCAAATAAACTACTATTACTTGCTGATTGGTATAGACAGCTCTGGGCAGAAAGTTTGGGAAAGAAATATAATATAAATGGGGAAATTGTAAATGTTGGTCAAACTCCTGTAAAGGCATTGGGAGCAACTGATCAGCATTCACAGGTTCAATTATATAATGAAGGCCCAGATGATAAAGTAGTAACATTCTTAAAACTTGAAAAGTTTGAAAGAGATATAAAAATACCAAAAGTGCATGAAGAATATTCCGCATTATCCTATTTAGGTGGGAAAACATTATCAGAATTGTTGAATACAGAATTATTTGGAACTGAATATGCGTTAACAGAACATGGAAAACCAAATATGAAGGTTATATTCCCTGAAATAAATTCATTTAATGTTGGTGAATTCTTCTTCCTTTATGAATTCCAAACAGCAATTATGGCAAAATTACTTGAAATAAACGCATATGATCAACCAGGGGTTGAACTTGGTAAGAAGGTTACATACGCATTAATGGGTAGAGAAGGATATGAAGAATTTGCAAAAGAAGTAAATGAAAAAGTTTCAAAAAAGGAAAAATTCGAATTATGA